The following are from one region of the Cronobacter dublinensis subsp. dublinensis LMG 23823 genome:
- the tssK gene encoding type VI secretion system baseplate subunit TssK: MKIYRPLWEDGAFLAPQQFQQQARWEAYVADTVARMTLAHPWGVLCAEFDEGALALSRLNATRLAVRFADGTLIDTRLADNLPPACDLPAVGEACVEVVLALPLMNANGGNLDDGHDSARPRRWQSERVTVQELAGHERSELAVLRHALTLRLSTQENSAWMTCPVTRLVRNAQGQWVTDRRFIPPLLSLSASPALTGDLNDLLHRLHARRNRLMAMRRESNERMADFAVADVSLFWLLNALNSAGPVLAELCETPSRHPELLYRELARLAGSLLTFSLEHHAQEIPPYQHDTPEKVFPPLFNLLDTLLEASLPSRVIAIELTQGEDREIWRGKLHDARLREGADFYLSVRSALPGHELQTRFPQLCKAGSHDDVSEVVNIALSGMVIKPLSHVPAAIPLRLENQYFALDLTTDAARSMLEAGNCTFYTPQSLGDVKLELFAVLRS, translated from the coding sequence ATGAAAATCTATCGCCCGTTATGGGAAGACGGGGCCTTTCTGGCCCCGCAACAGTTCCAGCAGCAGGCGCGCTGGGAGGCGTATGTCGCGGATACGGTCGCGCGAATGACGCTCGCGCATCCGTGGGGCGTGCTTTGCGCTGAATTTGACGAAGGGGCGCTGGCGCTTTCAAGACTGAACGCCACCCGGCTGGCGGTGCGTTTTGCGGACGGCACGCTGATCGACACCCGTCTTGCGGATAATCTGCCGCCGGCCTGTGATTTACCGGCTGTCGGGGAGGCGTGCGTGGAGGTGGTGCTGGCCCTGCCGCTGATGAACGCCAATGGCGGCAATCTGGATGACGGGCATGACAGCGCGCGCCCGCGTCGCTGGCAGTCCGAACGGGTCACGGTGCAGGAGCTGGCCGGGCATGAGCGCAGCGAACTGGCGGTGTTGCGCCATGCGCTGACGCTTCGTCTTTCGACGCAGGAGAACAGCGCCTGGATGACGTGTCCGGTGACGCGGCTTGTGCGCAATGCGCAGGGGCAGTGGGTGACAGACCGGCGGTTTATTCCGCCTCTGTTATCGCTCTCGGCAAGCCCGGCGCTGACTGGCGATCTCAACGATCTGTTGCACCGCTTGCATGCCAGACGCAATCGTCTGATGGCGATGCGCCGGGAAAGTAACGAACGGATGGCGGATTTCGCCGTCGCGGATGTGTCACTCTTCTGGTTGCTCAACGCGCTGAACAGCGCCGGACCGGTGCTGGCGGAGCTCTGTGAGACGCCATCACGTCACCCGGAACTGCTCTACCGCGAACTCGCGCGGCTCGCCGGTAGCCTGTTGACCTTTTCGCTTGAACATCACGCCCAGGAGATCCCCCCCTACCAGCACGATACCCCGGAAAAGGTGTTTCCGCCGCTGTTTAACCTGCTCGACACGCTGCTGGAGGCGAGTCTTCCTTCCAGAGTCATTGCGATTGAACTCACGCAAGGCGAAGACCGGGAAATCTGGCGAGGAAAACTGCACGACGCGCGACTGCGCGAGGGGGCCGATTTTTATCTCTCGGTCCGCTCTGCGCTGCCGGGCCACGAACTCCAGACGCGCTTCCCGCAGCTGTGTAAAGCCGGCAGCCATGACGATGTGTCCGAGGTCGTGAACATTGCCCTGAGCGGTATGGTCATCAAGCCGCTGAGCCATGTTCCCGCCGCCATTCCGCTGCGCCTCGAAAATCAGTATTTCGCGCTGGATCTCACCACGGATGCCGCGAGATCGATGCTGGAAGCCGGAAATTGCACGTTCTACACGCCGCAGTCGCTGGGTGACGTGAAGCTCGAACTCTTCGCGGTGCTGCGCTCATGA
- the tssL gene encoding type VI secretion system protein TssL, short form: protein MKNTDLDVINKTFYPGWLMVSQLRSGQEVKDGDALYRRACQWVNTAREALSQAGFSDASVERMLYAYCALIDESVLHRDRQDDGYRKWRQDPLQARFFSTLNAGEDLWEQIRLLLREPAPDSAVLTCLYRTLQLGFVGQYRAQDDERREDVVRELSARVAPFALTEDAPVVARAPRRHSGRRLYWLGWGAGVVALIALWFTLSATLAHQVAQVTGQG from the coding sequence ATGAAAAATACTGACCTCGATGTGATTAACAAAACCTTTTATCCGGGCTGGCTGATGGTCAGCCAGCTGCGTAGCGGGCAAGAGGTGAAGGATGGCGACGCGCTGTACCGCCGCGCCTGTCAGTGGGTGAACACGGCGCGGGAGGCGCTGTCGCAGGCCGGTTTCAGCGATGCCAGCGTTGAGCGAATGCTGTACGCGTATTGCGCGCTTATCGATGAAAGCGTGCTGCATCGCGACAGGCAGGATGACGGTTATCGCAAATGGCGTCAGGACCCGCTGCAGGCGCGGTTTTTCAGCACGCTGAATGCCGGGGAAGATCTCTGGGAACAGATCCGCCTCCTCCTGCGCGAGCCCGCGCCGGACAGCGCGGTGCTCACCTGTCTGTACCGGACCCTGCAACTGGGGTTTGTTGGCCAGTATCGCGCTCAGGATGACGAGCGACGTGAGGATGTGGTGCGTGAACTGAGCGCGCGGGTGGCGCCGTTCGCGCTGACCGAAGACGCGCCGGTTGTCGCACGTGCGCCCCGGCGACACAGCGGACGTCGCCTCTACTGGCTGGGCTGGGGAGCGGGCGTCGTGGCGCTGATAGCGCTGTGGTTTACGCTCAGCGCCACGCTGGCGCATCAGGTCGCGCAAGTGACAGGGCAGGGATGA
- a CDS encoding OmpA family protein gives MRELNSALLTMLAAVLALWLALGFCPVSAGSRVALAVCILLMCAAVLWRQRRGYLRRQALSTPKTQEGLPPEDFQGPVVLVCGDTASLFTPDARWRETRQGWYLNVPDAGELPALAQRFAAGRPALVSQISVLLAVVPEQHTDEECFTRSLREWRRSITQCRTWLNGLPPVWSVAWVNAPQEHEHALWFTATPELAGIRARQAGHVAQPVTDWQQEAYSAFRLSCVLWLDSMLRFTSRMVACELNVRQQALAPLNLCASGVCLTPVTALADNLWQRQIAGITTLSPEPGPHGGLLPLPDLLLASLPCRHGVSRRMSEARLAGLIAFIFLALAMLASFINNQRLVRDTGDHLAVYRQLSGQPPGPKAQAQRHLRADSQRLDEWLRRGEPLRYGLGLYQGMRLIPPLEAAISDWTPPPAPVKTLAAAPQTVRLDSLSLFDTGQWVLKPGSTKVLVNALVGIRAKPGWLIVVAGHTDDVGDERANQQLSFKRAQAVRDWMRDTGDVPERCFAVQGYGESRPVASNATAEGRAQNRRVEIRLVPQADACQAPDIPLPPSQDERGN, from the coding sequence ATGCGTGAACTCAACAGCGCGCTTCTGACCATGCTGGCCGCGGTACTGGCATTGTGGCTGGCACTGGGGTTCTGCCCGGTTTCCGCCGGGAGCCGCGTCGCGCTCGCCGTCTGCATCCTGTTAATGTGCGCCGCCGTGCTCTGGCGGCAGCGGCGGGGTTATCTGCGCCGCCAGGCGCTCAGCACGCCGAAAACGCAGGAGGGCCTGCCGCCGGAAGATTTCCAGGGGCCCGTGGTGCTGGTTTGCGGCGACACGGCATCGCTGTTTACGCCTGATGCACGCTGGCGCGAAACCCGCCAGGGATGGTATCTGAACGTCCCGGATGCCGGGGAACTGCCGGCACTGGCGCAGCGTTTCGCCGCCGGGCGTCCGGCGCTGGTGTCTCAGATTTCGGTACTGCTGGCTGTGGTGCCGGAACAACATACCGATGAAGAATGCTTTACCCGGTCACTGCGGGAATGGCGCAGAAGTATTACGCAGTGCCGCACCTGGCTTAACGGTTTGCCGCCGGTCTGGAGTGTCGCCTGGGTCAACGCGCCGCAGGAGCATGAGCACGCGCTGTGGTTTACCGCCACGCCTGAACTCGCAGGCATTCGGGCGCGACAGGCCGGGCATGTCGCGCAACCCGTCACCGACTGGCAGCAAGAAGCGTACAGCGCATTCCGGCTGTCCTGCGTGCTGTGGCTGGATAGCATGCTGCGCTTTACCTCGCGGATGGTCGCTTGCGAACTCAACGTCCGACAGCAGGCGCTCGCCCCTCTTAACCTTTGCGCATCAGGCGTCTGTCTGACGCCGGTGACAGCGCTTGCGGATAACCTCTGGCAACGGCAGATAGCGGGTATCACCACGCTCTCCCCTGAACCCGGCCCGCACGGCGGGTTATTACCCCTGCCGGACCTGCTGCTGGCCTCCCTGCCGTGTCGCCACGGCGTCAGCCGTCGAATGAGCGAGGCGCGTCTGGCGGGGCTTATCGCGTTCATTTTTCTGGCACTGGCAATGCTCGCCTCCTTTATCAACAACCAGCGGCTGGTGCGGGACACAGGCGATCATCTCGCGGTCTATCGCCAGCTCAGCGGGCAGCCTCCCGGCCCCAAAGCGCAAGCGCAGCGCCATCTGCGCGCGGACAGCCAACGGCTGGATGAGTGGCTGCGTCGCGGTGAACCGCTGCGCTACGGGCTGGGCCTGTATCAGGGGATGAGGCTGATACCGCCGCTGGAAGCCGCCATCAGTGACTGGACGCCGCCGCCTGCGCCAGTCAAAACCCTTGCCGCCGCTCCGCAGACGGTGCGCCTCGACAGCCTTTCGCTCTTTGACACCGGCCAGTGGGTGCTGAAACCCGGCTCCACAAAGGTGCTGGTGAACGCCCTGGTGGGCATCAGGGCGAAGCCCGGCTGGCTGATTGTGGTGGCGGGCCATACCGATGACGTCGGCGACGAGCGCGCCAACCAGCAGCTGTCGTTTAAACGCGCGCAAGCGGTGCGCGACTGGATGCGTGATACCGGCGACGTTCCGGAGCGCTGTTTTGCGGTGCAGGGCTACGGTGAAAGCCGCCCGGTCGCCAGCAACGCCACCGCAGAGGGGCGGGCGCAAAACCGCCGCGTTGAAATTCGTCTGGTGCCGCAGGCGGACGCCTGTCAGGCACCGGACATCCCCCTGCCGCCCTCACAGGATGAGCGCGGCAATTAA
- a CDS encoding Hcp family type VI secretion system effector, which translates to MAIPVYLWLKDDGGADIKGSVDVKDREGSIEVVAQEHTLYIPTDNNTGKLTGTRIHTPFLFTKEIDASSPYLYKAVTTGQTLKSAEFRWYRINDAGQEVEYFNTKLENVKLVKVAPLMHDIKEPSKEKHNHLERIELRYEKITWTYKDGNIIHSDSWNERTTA; encoded by the coding sequence ATGGCAATTCCTGTTTATCTTTGGCTGAAGGACGACGGCGGCGCGGACATCAAGGGTTCCGTTGACGTGAAGGATCGCGAAGGCAGCATCGAGGTGGTGGCGCAGGAACACACCCTGTACATCCCGACCGACAACAACACCGGCAAGCTGACCGGCACCCGCATCCACACGCCGTTCCTGTTCACCAAAGAAATCGACGCCTCCAGCCCGTACCTCTACAAGGCGGTCACCACCGGCCAGACGCTGAAATCCGCCGAGTTCAGATGGTATCGCATCAACGACGCGGGCCAGGAGGTGGAGTACTTCAACACGAAACTGGAGAACGTGAAGCTGGTGAAAGTGGCGCCGCTGATGCACGACATCAAGGAGCCTTCCAAAGAGAAGCACAACCATCTTGAGCGCATCGAACTGCGCTACGAAAAAATCACCTGGACCTACAAGGACGGCAACATCATTCATTCCGATTCGTGGAACGAACGCACTACCGCCTGA
- the tssH gene encoding type VI secretion system ATPase TssH: MEHQSAVLLRRLNPYCARALEGAASLCQARAHAEILPEHWVLKLLEQGEGDLTVLARRYEWDMDALWQDLLAFLDPLPRAVRGRPQLSAAVELLLKQAWLCASVEGSEQIRSAHLLAAMIETPKLLACDGLWPLLTVGSRQLERLRGLLDAQSEERTQAQQPVGLPMTGEERPAASPDAFTENHGDLNPALQSALEKFTVDITARAQAGGIDPVFGRDNEIRQMVDILSRRRKNNPILVGEPGVGKTALVEGLALRIAEGNVPESLKPVRVRTLDLGLLQAGAGVKGEFEQRLKNIIDAVRQSPVPVLLFIDEAHTIIGAGNQAGGADAANLLKPALARGELRTIAATTWSEYKQYFERDAALERRFQRVSVDEPDDDTACLMLRGLKPRYAAHHGVHITDEAVRAAVTLSRRYLTGRQLPDKAVDLLDTASARVRMSLDTVPEPLTQMKAQLTALGMEKQALLEDIAAGGPARDERLAAIEQDEIRLILALDRLEAQYGQELALTGQLLACRTDLSRHAESAALREQLVGVQQGAPLLGLDVDARTVATVIADWTGIPLSSLMKDEQTELLSLEQYLAKRVVGQDVALNAIAQRLRAAKTGLAPENGPQGVFLLTGPSGTGKTETALALADALFGGEKALITINLSEYQEPHTVSQLKGSPPGYVGYGQGGILTEAVRRRPYSVVLLDEVEKAHRDVMNLFYQVFDRGVMRDGEGREIDFRNTVILMTSNLGSDHIMQLLEASPEATEADLHELLRPLLRDYFQPALLARFQTVIYRPLAQSAMRAIVEMKLGQVSERLTRHYGMETTLSDSLCEALTAACLLPDTGARNIDSLLNQQILPALSQQLLTCIAAGQTLKHLTLGWSDEEGVVMEFDASPQEGAIR; this comes from the coding sequence ATGGAACATCAGTCTGCTGTATTACTGCGCCGTTTAAATCCCTACTGCGCCCGCGCGCTGGAGGGTGCCGCGAGCCTCTGCCAGGCCCGCGCGCACGCGGAAATCCTGCCCGAGCACTGGGTACTTAAGCTGCTGGAGCAGGGCGAGGGCGACCTGACGGTACTGGCGCGCCGTTATGAGTGGGATATGGACGCCCTCTGGCAGGATCTGCTGGCGTTTCTTGACCCTCTTCCGCGCGCCGTCAGGGGTCGCCCGCAGCTCTCTGCCGCCGTGGAGCTGCTGCTGAAACAGGCGTGGCTGTGCGCGTCTGTCGAAGGCAGCGAACAGATCCGCAGCGCGCATCTGCTGGCGGCGATGATCGAGACGCCGAAACTGCTCGCCTGCGACGGGCTGTGGCCGCTGCTGACGGTCGGAAGCCGCCAGCTTGAACGGCTGCGCGGGCTGCTGGACGCGCAGTCAGAAGAGCGAACGCAGGCGCAGCAGCCAGTCGGGTTGCCGATGACCGGCGAAGAACGCCCGGCGGCAAGCCCTGACGCTTTCACGGAAAACCACGGTGACCTGAACCCGGCGCTGCAGAGCGCGCTGGAGAAATTCACGGTGGACATCACCGCAAGAGCGCAGGCGGGCGGCATCGATCCGGTATTTGGCCGCGATAATGAAATTCGCCAGATGGTGGATATTCTCTCGCGCCGTCGCAAAAACAACCCGATCCTGGTGGGCGAGCCGGGTGTCGGCAAAACCGCGCTGGTGGAAGGGCTGGCGCTCAGGATAGCCGAGGGCAACGTGCCGGAAAGCCTGAAGCCGGTGCGGGTACGCACTCTCGATCTCGGTCTGCTGCAGGCGGGCGCGGGCGTGAAAGGCGAGTTTGAGCAGCGGCTGAAAAACATTATCGACGCGGTACGCCAGTCGCCCGTGCCGGTGCTGCTGTTTATCGATGAGGCGCACACCATCATCGGCGCAGGCAACCAGGCGGGCGGGGCGGATGCGGCCAACCTGCTGAAACCTGCGCTTGCCCGCGGCGAGCTGCGTACTATCGCGGCCACCACCTGGAGCGAGTACAAGCAGTACTTCGAGCGTGACGCCGCGCTGGAGCGCCGTTTCCAGCGGGTGTCCGTGGACGAGCCGGACGACGATACCGCCTGCCTGATGCTCAGAGGTCTTAAACCCCGCTATGCGGCGCATCACGGCGTGCACATTACCGACGAGGCGGTGCGCGCCGCCGTGACGCTCTCAAGACGCTACCTGACCGGCCGCCAGCTGCCGGACAAAGCCGTGGATCTGCTGGATACCGCCTCGGCGCGCGTGCGCATGAGCCTCGATACCGTGCCCGAACCGCTGACGCAGATGAAAGCGCAGCTAACCGCGCTGGGCATGGAAAAACAGGCGCTGCTGGAGGATATCGCCGCGGGCGGTCCCGCGCGCGACGAGCGGCTCGCGGCCATCGAACAGGACGAGATCCGCCTTATTCTGGCGCTCGATAGGCTGGAAGCCCAGTACGGCCAGGAGCTGGCGTTAACCGGGCAACTTCTGGCCTGCCGTACCGACCTTTCCCGGCACGCGGAGTCAGCGGCGCTCCGCGAGCAGCTGGTCGGGGTACAGCAAGGCGCTCCGCTACTGGGGCTGGATGTGGACGCGCGTACCGTGGCGACCGTCATCGCCGACTGGACCGGCATACCGCTCTCGTCGCTGATGAAAGATGAGCAGACCGAACTGCTGTCGCTGGAGCAGTATCTCGCTAAACGGGTGGTGGGCCAGGACGTTGCGCTGAATGCCATCGCGCAGCGGCTGCGCGCCGCCAAAACCGGGCTTGCGCCGGAGAATGGCCCGCAGGGCGTGTTCCTGCTGACGGGCCCGAGCGGCACCGGCAAAACTGAAACGGCGCTCGCGCTGGCGGATGCCCTGTTCGGCGGGGAAAAAGCCCTGATCACCATTAATCTCTCGGAATACCAGGAGCCGCACACCGTCTCGCAACTTAAGGGCTCGCCGCCGGGGTATGTCGGTTACGGTCAGGGCGGCATCCTTACCGAAGCGGTTCGCAGGCGACCTTACAGCGTGGTGCTGCTTGATGAAGTGGAGAAGGCGCACCGCGACGTCATGAACCTCTTTTATCAGGTCTTCGATCGCGGCGTCATGCGCGACGGCGAAGGGCGCGAAATCGATTTTCGCAACACGGTCATTCTGATGACATCCAACCTCGGCAGCGACCACATTATGCAACTACTGGAGGCGAGCCCGGAGGCCACGGAAGCCGACCTTCACGAGCTGCTTCGCCCGCTGCTGCGCGACTACTTCCAGCCTGCGCTGCTGGCCCGTTTTCAGACGGTGATCTACCGGCCGCTTGCTCAAAGCGCGATGCGCGCCATCGTTGAGATGAAACTCGGCCAGGTCAGCGAGCGCCTGACGCGGCATTACGGCATGGAAACCACGCTCAGCGACAGCCTCTGTGAAGCGCTCACGGCCGCCTGTCTGCTGCCGGACACCGGCGCGCGTAACATCGACAGTCTGCTTAACCAGCAGATCCTGCCCGCGCTCAGCCAGCAGCTACTCACCTGCATAGCCGCCGGGCAGACGCTGAAGCATCTGACGCTGGGGTGGAGCGACGAAGAGGGCGTGGTGATGGAGTTTGACGCATCACCGCAAGAGGGCGCCATACGATGA